A section of the Streptomyces sp. CG1 genome encodes:
- a CDS encoding response regulator transcription factor codes for MTRVLLAEDDASISEPLARALRREGYEVEVREDGPSALDAGMQGGVDLVVLDLGLPGMDGLEVARRLRADGHTVPILILTARADEVDTVVGLDAGADDYVTKPFRLAELLARVRALLRRGAAEPQQPPATHGVRIDVESHRAWMGDEELQLTAKEFDLLRVLVRDAGRVVTRDQLMREVWDTTWWSSTKTLDMHISWLRKKLGDDAANPRYIATVRGVGFRFEKS; via the coding sequence ATGACCCGTGTACTGCTCGCCGAGGACGATGCGTCCATCTCGGAGCCGCTGGCTCGCGCCCTGCGCCGGGAAGGTTACGAGGTCGAGGTGCGCGAGGACGGACCCAGCGCGCTCGACGCCGGAATGCAGGGCGGCGTCGATCTGGTCGTACTGGACCTGGGCCTGCCCGGTATGGACGGCCTGGAGGTCGCCCGTCGGCTGCGGGCCGACGGCCACACCGTGCCGATCCTCATCCTGACCGCGCGGGCCGACGAGGTGGACACCGTCGTCGGCCTGGACGCGGGCGCCGACGACTACGTCACCAAGCCCTTCCGGCTCGCCGAACTGCTCGCCCGGGTGCGGGCGCTGCTCCGGCGCGGCGCCGCGGAGCCGCAGCAGCCGCCGGCCACGCATGGGGTGCGGATCGACGTCGAGTCGCACCGGGCGTGGATGGGCGACGAGGAACTGCAGCTCACCGCCAAGGAGTTCGACCTGCTGCGGGTGCTGGTGCGGGACGCCGGCCGGGTCGTGACCCGCGACCAGCTGATGCGCGAGGTCTGGGACACCACGTGGTGGTCGTCCACGAAGACCCTCGACATGCACATCTCCTGGCTGCGCAAGAAGCTCGGCGACGACGCGGCGAACCCCCGGTACATCGCGACGGTCCGCGGCGTGGGCTTCCGCTTCGAAAAGAGCTGA
- a CDS encoding peptide MFS transporter: protein MASSLTKDSVRPGTPGSEKTFFGHPRGLATLFMTEMWERFSFYGMRALLVLYLVAPASKGGLAFAAATGAAIYSVYNATVYLLAMPGGWIGDRLWGPRKTVAIAGTIIMIGHFLLAVPVKASFFVGLVFIAVGSGLLKANISTMVGHLYPDRNDARRDGAFTVFYMGINLGAFVAPLLIGWVADATNWHFGFALAGVGMALGLTQYVLGTRHLSPISSEVPQPVDAAERSALLKKAGLWAAAAAVFYGVVVATGSFTIDWVLWPLSLAGLALPAFYFTRMRRDKDLTADDKSKITGYVWFFVVAAVFWMIYDQSGSTLNLFASDHTANKLWSFGFPASWFQSLNPLFVMALAPVIAALWIKLGRRNPSTTVKFALGLFGIGVSFGVMMLAMASASGNAKVTPLWLCSVYLIQTVAELCLSPVGLSVTTKLAPQKYASQMMGLWFLAVTAGDCLAALTQLAIGDSFLSTTSFAIQGVIAALGGLGFIAYRKKVIGLMGDVH, encoded by the coding sequence ATGGCGTCCAGCCTGACGAAGGACTCGGTCCGCCCGGGCACCCCCGGCTCCGAGAAGACCTTCTTCGGCCACCCCCGCGGCCTGGCCACTCTCTTCATGACCGAGATGTGGGAGCGGTTCAGCTTCTACGGCATGAGGGCTCTGCTCGTCCTGTACTTGGTCGCCCCGGCGTCCAAGGGCGGGCTCGCCTTCGCCGCCGCCACCGGCGCGGCGATCTACTCGGTGTACAACGCCACCGTCTACCTGCTGGCCATGCCGGGCGGCTGGATCGGTGACCGGCTCTGGGGTCCGCGCAAGACCGTGGCGATCGCCGGCACGATCATCATGATCGGCCACTTCCTGCTCGCCGTGCCGGTCAAGGCGTCCTTCTTCGTCGGCCTGGTCTTCATCGCCGTCGGCTCGGGTCTGCTGAAGGCCAACATCTCCACGATGGTCGGCCACCTCTACCCGGACCGGAACGACGCGCGCCGCGACGGCGCCTTCACGGTCTTCTACATGGGCATCAACCTGGGCGCCTTCGTCGCCCCGCTGCTCATCGGCTGGGTCGCCGACGCCACCAACTGGCACTTCGGCTTCGCGCTGGCGGGTGTGGGCATGGCGCTGGGCCTGACCCAGTACGTGCTCGGCACGCGCCACCTGAGCCCGATCAGCAGCGAGGTGCCGCAGCCGGTGGACGCCGCCGAGCGGTCCGCCCTGCTGAAGAAGGCGGGTCTGTGGGCCGCGGCCGCCGCGGTCTTCTACGGCGTCGTGGTCGCCACCGGCTCCTTCACGATCGACTGGGTCCTGTGGCCGCTGTCCCTGGCGGGTCTGGCGCTGCCGGCCTTCTACTTCACCCGGATGCGCCGGGACAAGGACCTCACGGCGGACGACAAGTCCAAGATCACCGGCTACGTCTGGTTCTTCGTCGTCGCCGCGGTCTTCTGGATGATCTACGACCAGTCCGGCTCGACGCTGAACCTGTTCGCCAGCGACCACACCGCGAACAAGCTGTGGAGCTTCGGCTTCCCGGCCAGCTGGTTCCAGTCGCTGAACCCGCTCTTCGTCATGGCCCTCGCTCCCGTGATCGCGGCCCTGTGGATCAAGCTGGGCCGGCGCAACCCGAGCACCACGGTCAAGTTCGCCCTCGGTCTCTTCGGCATCGGTGTCTCCTTCGGCGTGATGATGCTGGCCATGGCCTCCGCCTCCGGCAATGCGAAGGTCACCCCGCTGTGGCTGTGCTCCGTCTACCTGATCCAGACGGTGGCCGAGCTGTGCCTGTCCCCCGTCGGCCTGTCGGTCACCACCAAGCTGGCGCCGCAGAAGTACGCGAGCCAGATGATGGGTCTGTGGTTCCTGGCGGTCACCGCCGGCGACTGCCTGGCCGCGCTGACCCAGCTCGCCATCGGGGACTCGTTCCTGTCGACGACGTCCTTCGCGATCCAGGGCGTGATCGCCGCCCTGGGTGGCCTGGGCTTCATCGCCTATCGCAAGAAGGTCATCGGGCTCATGGGCGACGTGCACTGA